TAGGAGGGGAGTTCATtgttactcacctttcacaTCAGTCACAGTATATAAGATACCACCTGGTTTAAGCACGTATGCGTATTCAGCTAATAAACCTGGGCTATATCgttcaatcacaatcaccaTTACAAATCAGCAATAAACCTCTCCACTCTTAGAGAGATTAATCATCACTCACGTTATGATTCTCGCTTTCTGTTTACGATTCTTGAAGTGAGGATCGGGGAATAAGAAGAATATCTTGGATAGCTAAAATCAAAAGCAACAAATTAGCATAATAATAATGTCATACAGAGAATTCCTCTTGTCAGGTTGATAAACCCACCTGACCCTTATCAAAAAAGTTCGTTATATGTTTCATCGCATTCGCTCGTATCACCGAGACGTTCTGATATTCCCCCGGTTTCTTCTCGGACGATTCGGAAGGtaagagagattgagattgacggGTGGCAGCAATTCGGTCGGTCACATATTTAGTCACGGATGTACGGATTTCCATTCCTACAGACCATGAAGAATGAGGTCAGCTTTTACTATCTGTAAAGAGAGTTTGGTtattgatgataatgagTAGACTCCATGTCTTAGTGTCAGAACAGCAGAAAAGGATTGTCGCAAAGATCATTGCACTCCTCTTACTCACCTAACATCAAGGTATCCGGAAACATCGGTGCCAAAGCCATCAACAATCCTCCAAATCCACAACCTACATCTGCCCATTCCACTTTCTTGGTATTTTGTCCAGGCAGGGGTTCGGCTTGGTCCGGATAAGAGAAGTATTGAGGGTAATGGAATGACCAGTCCATTGCAGAGGGTGATTTTGGGCTATACCAGTTACAAATAACAAAGACAGAGATCAGTATACCTTTGGTCTTAACATATGACATATAAGGACGACTTCATCTCCCATTCCAATTCGAATGGTCGTTGGAGGAGAATCAGAACTCAAACTCACTAATCCAGCTCATGATCTACAAATACATTCGCATGTGCTCTCTGCCTATAGAACCGTTTCTATGATCACAAAACAACTATCAGCCCTCGTTCACTTACCTATCGTTCCAGTACATATGCGCATTATCTTGACGCACCTGAGGTATTTGTAACAATCCGACATTGGCTTGATCCGGTGTGTTGACACCATTCGTACTCGGAGTCAAAGATATACCtgttgatggtccagcttccATTTCTGTTGCTTCCACTTGATCGTGTGTTCGTTTTGACATTGTGTTGCGGTTCAGACTTTCGATGTATCTGATCTGAGAATGGCTATGGTCTTACAACTTTTGAACTCGGTCGCATTGGGGGTTTCAACTTTTGGAAGTGAAATAGGCAAAGTCACGTGACATTCTTCTCACCACCTCGAAATCGTTGATTCGTTCCGACTCACTCCCTGTGCTCACCTCTCGtttcctctcctttctttgACTtgcatctcccatctcacttcaTTCGATAGTAAACATAATAGCCAACAGgagtacatcatcagctctcGATGCTCCTCCGTCGTCTCTACTCTTCCCTCCCCTCAACGAGGGTGGGCGGCACATCCACTGCCctatcttccatacccagCGCAACAGGTTCCAAACCCTCTATCAGGGGACGTATCAAGCCTCGTTCAGCCAATACTTCAGCACTGTGTAAACCCAAACAACCCATCTCTGTATCAACCGTACCTAAATCAGAGGGGAATGGTAGAGTCAGACGAAGGATTAGGTCCATCTCGAATCCCAATCACGAGATCAACGTCGTATCCGATTCAAACAGAACCTCATCAACTGGACCATTATCAATATTCGATATCGAGGAAGATTATTCCAACCCCTCTACCGCACCTACATCGACCTCCCCCTCATCACCTCGACTTCTATTCACTCATCCAGTACCATCAAAAGATGCCGTAGAAGGTTTTAAACCCATTTACTTATATCCTGAACAATTCAAATTACATTACACTTTCaccccttctcatcatcctctaccACTCAACATGGGTACAGCCATATATACTCATCCCCGAAACTCAATCTCCACCAAAAGCGATGAACTAGAGGATATATTTAGTAAACCCTCTGGACCTGATCCTACCAAGTCCCTCCGACGAACGACCAAGAGTGGATTAGGCGACCATCATAGAGTACTTTCCAATTTATCTCATCCGGAATTATTACATCATTTAGGAGGGCTGGTAGATCCCTGGGCAGCTCATCAGATCCAATCGGATTCGGGGTTAGGCTTGGAAGCGATCTTATCGAGCAAGTTGAACGAGTTGAAAGAATCTTCcaagaaggaacaagaaCAATTGGAACGAATCTTCAGTGGATCGGAAACTAAAGATAGCTCGAGAGGGGTAATACAAtcgaaaggtgaagtggaagtaaaTACCAAAGATGCGAATTTAGATGAAGTTGTAGGAGGGTTAAACGATGTTCTGGCTAAGATGGGATTATCAGGATCGACAAAGGAAACAGTACAGGAAGGTGGAGTGATGTTGGATAGTgtaaagaggaagagaaagaagaagatctcgAAACATAAAtacaagaagaggagaaaggtgagtcaaagaCCTAAATCCATCCTGCTTTGATTTTCTATATGACAATGGCAATAACAAACACCTGTATTCTCATTGTCATTTTCGTTGTTGTAAACAACATGTAGTGAATTATTGCTGACTATCAGTCCGTTCATTCACCTTTCTAGGCTACTCGTGCTCTCAGGAAGAGATTAGGAAAGTAAACGTAGTTGGTCAAGTAGGAACAGTATGCATAGGAAAAGTATTGCATGCACGGTTCATAGAGTATTAAAGATTCGACAATTGTGTTCATTTTCCAAGGAAAATCAGTAGCAAATTGATCGAATCTTGCTTATTCCTTGACCATTCAGATAGCTTTTACGACATCTTTGGCTAATCCAACTTTTCTAAATGCCAAAAAGATTATAACCAGCACTAACTCATTTCCGTCAATAAACGCTAAATCACATAGGCCAATTTACTTACCGAACCAACAACAAGCTGCGTTAAACCATAATGATACTCTCAACCCCTCCAACAGATCATGCATCGATTCGAGCCGAGTCAAGATAATCGATGACAAACATAGATCTAATGTACCTGCAATATAAATCGAACAAACACACAGATTAATCAGCATACTGTACTGTGTCTAGACAGCTCGGAATTGGTGATAGGGGAGGAGTACTGACTTGCAAAGCAACTTGAAGCAATGCACCAGGTATACTTTGCTCGTCACTGCACGAAGTAATATCCAATAAGCAAACCACTTTCCACTGGTCTAACGatatctcactcactcatcaacTAAATTGGTCATGACACTGCCAATGGGGATAGTTAGAACTGAAAATACTGGTGGGATATCTGTCAAACAGTATGTTATAAATACCAGTTGAATCAGCTATAACATTACATCAATCGTACAGAATCACCATCTCTATCACTATCGCGTGAGTGgtttgatgtgattgatcaCGATCGGTTCACTGACAAGGTGAATCCTCTACCAATCCAGCCTGAGTGACAGAGAATaacaacaagctcaatccGACGGTTATCAACCCTGCACCTGtccaatccaccttcctACTCTTCTCCAGTACCAACAGGTATGCCCGTCAGTGGATCTCGAGGAGGGGCGATCTTATCGTCGGAAGGGATATAAATTATTCCCGTGATGATAGGTAGGATAAGAATAAAAAGGTATTGCCAACCTTTTCTATGAACCAGTAGATCATGTCAACCAATCATCAACCTGACTTACCTGAATTTGTGTGAGTGGACAGGAAATATATACAGCCTGTGAAAGTAAGATTGGATAGATGGGAGCTCACTTCGTTGTACCAGCTATCAATCCGCCTACGACTTCGCCCACAACAGCACCTAACGGAGTACCCACTCCCAACGCTGCGAATGCCATTGTCCGTGAGGGTTCTTGGCGGAATGTTATTCCTATTATACCGAATCCTGCTGGGGCCGAGATCGAGAGACCTAATCCGGCGATGGCTCGGAAGACCGTTAAAGCGATTCGGTTCTGTTTCAGGCCGGTCaatatacagtacagtacatcacaATACAGTGCTTCGTTACCAACACCAatatgatatactgtacttaCTGATATTACACCCGAAACTATATTGGCTATCGTACTGACCAACATACCCAGGAGATAGACTTTTCTTCGACCGTACAGATCGGCCAATCTTCCTGATACCAACAGACCACTGATCCAATCAGGTTCAATACATATCCAATACACTCTTGGGATCGAATGAAAGATTTCACTGACCAGCTCTGGATGTGCAAGGTTTTATTAGCTTGTGAAACGGACATGTTACTACCAGTAATTCACATAAGCCAATTGATAAGCCGAAGTTACCTAATTAACCTtccatcagctcaatcaCATAGCTTCCATATCCGATAGCTATTGAGGGAGCGGAAATGTACCCATTGAACGGCCAAGACGGAAACATTGTAATAATCAGCCATAACAGGTATGATCAACAATCCCGATCCTACAGATAATGACTTGTCATCCTCcttatcatcagctcaaatcgaCATAGTAAGTATCACAGCAGTACAGTAGCAGAACTTACCATCATGAAGTGAGTGACTGATATAGTCCCACCTAGCATGATCTTTTGCACTCGACTAAGTGCCAGGGATTGAACAATGATTGAATCTTGTGGTATGGCCATCACATCTTCGTCGGGTATCTTTTCAGAAGTAACGGTACTAGAGGCCTCCTCGATTCCATCTTTGGTTTCTTTCCCTTCATCGTTGTTCGATGGGTCTCGAGTGATGGGCTTGggatccatcatctctgcTAGATCTTCAGCCGGCGTCATGATATCAGTAACAAGCAAAGTGAGCTTATCTTTCTAACGTTAATGATTGAGTGGAGCATGAGGACGTATGGATGTGAATGCACTgaggaattgatcaaaggaatcTTAGTGCCGTGTCTTCGTTGTAACCCTTCGATGTCAATACACACAACACACACACATTCAACTACAGTGTCCATCATTCTCCACTTTTATCGGACATCCTGTGGGTGGTCAACTTGGATCCTTTGATGGGTATTTTGATCGGATCACACCGATCACTGTCTGCTAACCCAAGCTGAACCAAAGTCCAGAAAGATCAAACATGTGCTGATTGAATAAGCATCCACTCGTACACAGAGGTTTTCGACCACAGAAACAAATATGATTGTGAACAGACTAGACGCAAAGCAAAATAACAAGAACAATATATGCATTTTCACTCGTCTAGATGTAACACGCTTGCGAACGTGTCTTTGTTCGCCGGTTGTCAATCCGATACCGGAGTGGAGAACGTGAATCATAATTCCGTGACGTCCGGAACGATACTAACTTAGCTTTGCATAAGTATGCTATAGCATTTCGAAAATCCGCTTCGAAAAGTGGTAAACGGCGTATATCCGGACTTTACTTATACCGCTGTCAAGGGAAACAACCGCCGGGTCCCTGAAGATCACCAAATCAAACCCTTGAACCAAAATTTTCTGGTTCAGCTTCAGTAACTAACGTTCAGCTAACTCCAACATATACGTGCGTTTTATCCGTCTAACGCACGATGGATGGGTGGGGCGGACCGATAAGGTAACTTCAAGTCAACGCGCCAAAAGCAAAATTTTCAACGCCTTGGTTATTCTTCCACTCTCTTTTGATCCAGACTTTGACGCCATCGATGCTAAACAGCCTGTAAAAGTGTAAATCTCTAAAATGGATAAACTGTTGAACTGCTTAAAATGTAAATTTCTCCACCCCGCTTTCGCACCCATTAGATCACTCGGTGCTTATCGGGCCCACTTGGCCACTTGGGTGGAGAACAATGAGAGCAAGGTAGAATACCAATGAATCATTTCATATTAAAATTTGAAAGACATATATAGAACGTGTATGGATCGTTCTTTTCGAGTCTTTttcccttcccctcctccttcagtGTATTTCATTGTTCACCTCTGCTCTAGTCTATTTTGTTCTTCTAAGACGACTTTGGGTTGTACGATACTGTTTGTGAACTTGGTAAAATGTCACCTATTCGACCTACTAAAATAACTATCGATCCCATCGCCATCAACCAAGATGTGTCAGAACACGGAAATACCATATCTGGTTtatcaacagcaacaaaCACACCATGGAACGAAGATCAGAGATTCTTCCCATCGGGTCCTTCCACCGCGGTGAACACCCCTGCTGCGGGTGAAGATAAACCTTTTTTGTTTCCCTCTTCTGCACCATTGTCAAGGATGACCACTAGAGTTTCTGAGCAGTCggagagagaaaaagaagagaaggaagagaaagaggatgaattggCATCTGGCCAACAGACACCGGCGGTAGAACCTGAAAATTTAGTTGGTGCATTGGACAGTTATCCTTTACCGGAGAAAACTAGATTATCAAAGAGTAAACAGATCATTCTGGGTGCGGTAATGATGAGCACTACATTTGTCGCAGTAAGTACCATCAAGTCTGATCTATCACTACCGACTAACACACTGACTGGCATGTTGCCATATTGATAGTCCGCCACCAACTCAAGTACACTATTGGTCATTCCCAGTATCGCGAAGGACTTGGGTGTGACTGAGCTCCAAGCTCAATGGGTTAGTTCAGCTTATGCCTTAGCGAATGGATGGTAAGTCCTTGATTTCCCCTTGAAGGCTGAAAGCTCATGGTTAACGGGTGTAACTTTGATTCTCAATCTATAGTGGTCTGCTACTAGCAGGAAGAATCGCCGATCTGTATGGTAAAAAATGGCTTTTCCTCATTGGAATGGGTCTCTTCGTAGTTTTCAGTATCATCTCAGGTGTAATCCGGGTGAGTCTTCGAATAATCGTCAAACGTACcacacctcaacctcaagtCTTCACGTTTTACTGATCATAAGCAAATATTTTAGGACTATATCGGCATCTGTGTTGTACGAGCTATTGCCGGTCTTGCAATTTCTATCTCCCTCCCAGCTGCATTTGGTATTATCGGAGTTACTTTCACTGAAGAACCAGGAAGGACCATGGCATTTTCAGCTCTGGCTTTGGGGTATCCAGTCGGTGGTGGACCAGGTATGATCTTTGCTGGTGTAGTTGCAGGTGCAAGCACGTaagttcatcatcactatccaCAGTAAacacaagctgatattcgaGTGATTGTCACAGTCGAGCATGGCAatatgtcttcttcatccttgcCGGACTCGCCCTCATCCCAATTGTTGCAGGAACGTTTGTCATCCCTCACGATCCACCCAAGATGGTAACAGCAACCACGAACAGACGAGTCGACTGGCTTGGTGCGTTCTTGATTACAGCAGCATTGAGTTTGTTCAGTTTCGCAATTACTCAAAGTGGTCTGGTGGAAAATGGATGGGGTCAGCCTTGTGAGTGTCCATATTACAACGACCAGTGAATAATCTATGTGCTAAACCCTGTCAAAATATTCTAGATATCGGTGTTTGTCTCGGTATCTCCGTTGTATTGTTTGTCGTATGGGGTTTCTGGGAGAAATGGGTCGTCAAGAACACCACTATCCCTCCTTTGGTCAATATGTCAATCTTCTCAAGACATGAATGGAAAGTCACTTCGATCTTGTCACTTTCATTCTGCGGGTACCTCGCTATTGCTGTAAGTCCCTTGATAATTTTACAATAATCATGTTCATTCCTTTGTTGACGTTATGTCATTTGTGGCTATTCAGGGCTGGTTGTACCTCACCACGATATGGTATCAAAACCTCAAGGGAGATTCGCCCATCATGAACGCCGTGCATGTCATCCCAGCTCCTATCGTGGGTATGGTAGCCTGCATCATTGTGCCCCTACTAGCACCCCGAATGAGAGCTGcttacctcctcatcatcggaGGGATGTGCACGGCACTCGCTCAAGTGTTGTTCGCCGTGGCTCCGGTAGACTCCATCTATTGGGGATGCGAATTCATGTCCAACATAGTGACTCCTTTTGGAGCCGACTTTACGGTCGGTATTGGCTCAGTATTGATCTCCAATCTGGTTCTCGAGTGAGTGCGAGAAGAACATAGGcaaattgaaattgatgaagaaagttTATTGACATCCTTTGGTGGTACAACAGGGACGAACAAGCCTTAGCAGGAGCCTTATTCCAAACGGCTCTTCAAATCGCCTCTACCGTGGGCGTATGCATAGCCTCCCTGGTGCAGACCAACATAACCGCTCAAAGTGGTTCGCTACATACGGGGTTGAAAGATGCTTTCTGGTTGATGGCTGGATTTTCATGGTTATCAGCTATTATCGCTGCTGCCACACTTTGGAAAGTAGGGTTGGCAAAGGATATTGGCAAGTTGGTCAATGGTCagatgaatgagaagagGTAATTTGGGTTGTATGATCGGTGCTTTGTTGGCTTTTATAATGAAACATAGACAAATAGATTTATAAATCCTAGACATATACATTTAGAAACGAATTGACGGACAATGGACATTATAACAATCTTTTCCTTGTATTTCATGTTCTCTTCCATATACAATCATCCCATTTTTTTCATTTAATTAAGAGAATATCGCGATATCTTCTCGTTGTTAAATATTGTTAcctttcgatatcttccagtACATATTCCAGCATTAATGAATAATAAATAATGACCAATTGCCTCATTTCGAGAACGAGAATATAatcaacatacatacacactCGTATCAACTTGTATCTAACCAAATATATTACccaaaacatcatccatccctTTACCTTGCAAAGTCTTACTTTTCTCTATGACCGGTCTCTGTCTGTACGAACtaccttttccttcctcagCACCAGTACCATCCTTCTGCAGTTCATCCTGCTTTCCCGATTGTGCTTTCTTGGCCTTTCGTTTATCGAGTACACGAGCCAGTTCGACATTCTTCAGATACTCTGCTTGTTCGGCTTTGGAGCGGGTTATCTCGGTTCGGAGTCTTGCTTGATGAGCTTGTCTTTCGTATGCTAATTATCGTAAAGGATCAATGAGCTCGTTTTAAACAAAATTCTCAAATTGATGCTCCTGAGTTGGACAAATGAAATTGTTAAACTTACCAATCTGTTCACCTAGCATCTCCCACTTAAACCCACTCAGATACTTCATCGTCCATATATCGTCCCTCCActtatctcctttcttcccacCTATCACCTGAGCATTCAACATGGAAGCCACAGTCTTAGCTACGGATTTATCCAGGAATTCGACCCATGCTTCTGAGAAGTTCGCACTGGCGtgtttctgtttcttctgtTGGGCAGCCGAGGGATTGTAGCCGGTTGGTGCTGGAGAAGAGTTAGCTTCGTTGACTTGCTGGATGAGAATAAGAGCTGAACTCGGTATAATGTTCGTCTTTTACATGAGAGGTAATGATGAATAGGATGGGAATCGGATAAAGTGATACAAATATGAATATGGAAAGTATATATAAGAAGGGCTGTTGTATATGGTGAAAGACGGACGAGTATGGATGCTCATGACACGAATATCAAGACGATACAGACCCGGATCGTGAACCCGAATCATCAAGTCGAGTTTTCGAATCAAGCAAACGAAAAGAATAAATCACTTGATATTTGAAAAGATTTGTTTGAATgtagactcaccatcacGTCTTTGCGCATAGACTTTCCCAATCTCACCCCACCTTCCCATCAGATGCCTGACCTTCTGAGGCGTCATTCCAGGAGGTAATCTAGAGATATAAACTATCCCTGGTGTTAATGTCTtactcttctttttcttcttgggtaTAGCGCCAGCATGCttgtcatcatcttcgttcaatttgatcttcGAAGAGGACGGCTCATTTGGGTTCGGGTGATCCTGCTCGTCAGAATCGATTTCAGAAGACCGAGCCCGTTTCTTATCTAGTGTTGAGTCCGACATTGCCAACTTGACTTCGAACGTCACAAGGATTTTGATGTGTTATATATCATAAGCTATCTACGGATTTGAGTTCATGGTTTAGTGTTGTAGAAGACAAGAAAAGTTGCGAAAAAAACACAAAACACCGTCTTCGAAAGGTGGAGGTCAATCCTCCAACGGGATCAATCTTTACCTTTCGAAGACGCCAGACAGACGGTATGGTGGCGGAGCTTCAAGCTATTACTTGACTTTGGACACATATGATCCGAAGCCAATTGCTATATATCCACATGCTATGATCCGGTGATCTGTAACAAAATCGAGTAAGAAAGGAGGTTCTTCTCCTCTGAAAGGACAGTAATTTATGACATGACAGGAAAAGTCGTTGAAACGCAatatgatctgatcataCATTTACCCCCCAATTCTCAATCGACCGAGAGGAAAGGTTTAGGCGAGCTCACTAGACGAGGCTTTGCGTCATCCAAAGGAGGGAATGGAGTTAGTAGACAAGGTCAGGATCCATTTCCAAtaaagaggaggagaagtgaCACAATGTATGGTCCTTCTTGTTTGTTGTCTCGCTGACACCCAATTTTAGATCTCAGATCTAAGttcagtacagtactgtgCTGGGAAATACGCCAGGGCTTCTCTGACGGACCACACAACAGGGAAGGACAGCAGAAGTAGCTTGCAAACAGTATGATCATATTTACTAATCAACTCACGGCTCACATCTGGCTGACTTTCCTGATGGCAAAGCCAACAAGATATATAAAAAGATCAGCTGGAATCTTACAAAACAGACACTATCTCTCGACAATCCATCCAATACTCCACATCACAGCTCATCTCTCCTCTGTTTGTAAACATCCTCAAAAACCTTATCACTTAAAAGTCAGATCTCAATAGAAAGATCCAACCAGGATGGCCGACAGGAGGCCTCCTACAAACTCTTATGGTACTACCGTCAGTTCCGCCAGAACCCCAGGTAGTACAACTTCTAGTACTACTACCTCTTCCGGTTCACGATATGCCGCTTTGAGGGGTAGCACGAACCAAGATGGATATACGGTGGTCACTCAGGATGGACTGAGGAGAGATGGTACTCTAGACTACAAGCTCGGACAGAGGTAAGTAACCCAAGACACACGGTTCAATGCGTACACTCCCACGTACGATGAGTTAGTGGTTCTGACGATATAGCAGCTCCACAGCATCTCAAGGAACCAAGCAAACAAAGACGACTGATACTAGCGCAGCCTCTGGTTCTGGGACTAGTACCAGAAGGAATAACACGTTTGAGCTGTGGGGAAGCGATGACGAATCTCAATAGTAGCTTAGATAATGATCATGCTGAGTGGTACAAGGTTCTGCATCATCGTAGGTTGACTCGAATCATGTTttgtcttcatcatcgatagtTTACCGTACTTCATACGGTGTTGTGAATACTAGACTACCCATGCATTGCTTTGCTTGTTTGTTCCGTTTTTCATAGGTATACTAGAGATATCGTGTTCGAGCGATATTAGTGGATCCAAGATTTGTGGATCCAAGGTACTGTATCACGGAGTCGCGGTTCGAAATTTCGAAAACCTCTGAAATTATATCTTGTAAGTGTAACATCTTTGTCATAAGTTTACGGAAAGTTATTTGATACATTGTGATTATAAATCCATTACGAGATTATGGAATTATACTTGTATCTTCGAATCTTGTGATCATACACCTTTACATACACCTTTCagatcctctttctcaatcGATATTCCCGAACGATTTTCCATTGTTTATAATCGATCTATCCCTTAGTGATAGGAACATCGGTACATTGGAAATCCAGAGTACTTTCATCCTGTAAATTCGCACATAGATACTTGCCACTTCCAACCGTACCGTTCTTAGGGGACAATTGAGTTCCAGAAGCAGTAATATCGACACATTCAGCTGAACATTCCAGAGTCGCGACGGTGTTATTGGGTACAAGGCCTGAGGCGGATCCGGAGATGTTGATAAAGTGAACGTCGGAGATGGATACTGCGATCAGAGACAAGTTGTATCAGCGACgagtgatgagagaaggtttTGTGGATGGAACGGTGTTGGTCGGAGGTACTTACAAGTCGATGGATGATCTTGACATCTGAAGTGCATCGGTATCTCATCAGTAATCTATGATAAATCCCAGGGACAACAGAGATAAGTACGTACTGTTgtgcagaagatgaatagCATTGAGTCAAATATATAGGATTATCGACATCTATTTCGaccaacaaatcatcaaccatcattGTGTACGAGTACGTTGATATTTAAGACTCACTGTCATTGACGAAATCTTGGAAAGTGACATTCTTGACGTaacctactccaccacctgaGATAGACTTCGTATCGTTCGATCCGCCAAACACTTTGATTCGAGCTCCGTTCTGGGCGTTGGACATGGAAATATTTCGAACGTAAACGTTTGCGACGATGTCGGCTGAAGAAATACGATGATCAGTATACCACCGCCAATAAATCAAGGCTTGCAAAGCTTGCGAAATGCGTTATGTATGTGGGCGAACACTCACTTTCACCTGCATATTGACCCAATGATCCAACTGATATACCATGCGAACCACTTAAAAACAGTGAGGTAGATGATCAGTGCTTCGATAGATACATTGCACCATCTGACGTGATGATAGAGAAGTCCACTCACTTGCAAACCATATTCTCGACAGTCATATAAGTAGAATTAGGTTTGAATGATACACTAAATCAAGCCTTCATCAGCACGAGATAAAATGTCATCAAGGAGATTGCATGACTTACCAATCATCACCGTTCTGTACATTCGAATCTCTCACAGTGACATAACTTGATCTGTAGATATCCCATCCATCCGAATTGGCAGCTTCGGCAGATTcgtttgatgagattgatcggATTTGGATATTCGAGTATGTGACGTCGGTAGATTGATAGACGAAACTGCAACCAAACACGGTACGACTCAGCATTACCTCATACATCGCTTCCACGATAATATTGAGCTTAGGCAGGTCATAAGGGATGATGCACTCACTTATGCCAGAAAGGAGAATTAATGACGCTGATATCGTCTACGATGACATTACTTGCATTTCCAACTGTCAACGGAATGGGCCTGGCGAACGTTCGAGAAGATCCTCCTGCGACTCCAGCATTCTTGTTCTGGGCGTAGTAATCCCACCAAGCTACGACACCCCATGAGTATGCAAGTCTCTAGCTGATAGAGGGaagactcactttgaccaTTTGCGTCGATCGTACCTCCACCATGAAGGGTGATACCAGATCCACTGTATAGAATCGTCAGCTTTGTTGACTCatgatagatggtgatcGCTTACCTGAAGAACCAGTAGGTTGTGGCATTTTGCTAGAGACACAATCATTAGTTCGGTATCCTACAGGACAATACCAAGGAcaggatcactcacataagTCAGGTAGATACTTGCTGGACTCCAATATTCAATATCGGGAACGTAACTTATCGCACCAGTCAACCTTACTTCCACGTTGTTGAGGTAAGTTTGAAGAACGGTGTTGACTGTGTAATAACCTGGAAGGTTGATCAGAGCAGTCGAGCCACAAAGATTGAAGGCGTATAAGAGATTAGGACCATCATCTTGTCCACCTCCCATTGGCTGTACAACAagttcatcagcttcatgaTCAGACAGAAGTGGAGCAGTAGACGACATACTTTTACTGTACACACTGACCCTTCTACGGTGACGTAGGGATTATTCGaagtccatcttcttccgagagaaggtgtagatgtgGACCTTTCCTTGTGGAAATACCCTGTAGCAGCGGAAGTAACATCGATGGTCGCCAGTGTGGCGAGTAAGGCGGCGAAA
This window of the Kwoniella europaea PYCC6329 chromosome 3, complete sequence genome carries:
- a CDS encoding tRNA (guanine-N(7)-)-methyltransferase, whose translation is MSKRTHDQVEATEMEAGPSTGISLTPSTNGVNTPDQANVGLLQIPQKRFYRQRAHANVFVDHELDYPKSPSAMDWSFHYPQYFSYPDQAEPLPGQNTKKVEWADVGCGFGGLLMALAPMFPDTLMLGMEIRTSVTKYVTDRIAATRQSQSLLPSESSEKKPGEYQNVSVIRANAMKHITNFFDKGQLSKIFFLFPDPHFKNRKQKARIITPGLLAEYAYVLKPGGILYTVTDVKDLHDWMAHHLNNHPLFIPIPNSELEDDPILEAARTSTEEGKKVERNKGDKWVACFRRAENPQ